The stretch of DNA tgatcttgcgtgtgcgtaggaaatttttgaaattactgtgttaccCAACAGTATGTTCTGGGTTGGCGACCCCATTGACCCCTCATGACCTGCAATATGATCAGGTGGTTGTGCAGGCACACCGAGCATGGGTGTTTGctttgtttttcttggttatgatgGTCCCATTTGCAAGGATACGAATGCGGGTCTCCATACTTTATTGGGTTTAAAATCACTCACGCCTCAACTTCTCACGTATGTaaatatctctctcacacacatcttTTTTAGCCTTAATCTATTAGGCTTCTCTCTTTCCTCACGTACCCCTGTCTCTCAAACTTTGCGGATATTTCTTCTATCTTTTTTCCAAGTTTCACCAAAAAGATCATTATTTTAGGATGCTTCTaaaacctagtcctagttcaaatccatttgaatttaAAATTTCAATCATGCCCATTTATATTCtatggatcaagctcatttttttaATCCAGGGAAAATAACCCCATGCCCAAACTCTTTTCCTAGCCTATTTTTTTCTTCTCTAAATCTTTGGCTTTTTTCAGAAATAGAAAAGGAGAAAAACACAAGGAAGAGAgagaccgagagagagagagagagagagagagtgccagCTGGCGTTTTTGGCCCAAGACGTAGCGACACCAGAGAGCCCCGCTTGATCCTGATCTCCCTCGTCCCCCAGCCACCAGAGaccgagagagaggggggtttggccgccgccgcctctcgcacGCTTGCCTCGCGCCAGAAACATCGCCGCCCGATGCCGTCCCTCCGGCGAGATCCTCCGCCATGGCCACCTCCCTTTCTTCTGTTTCTTCCTCTCCTTCCACCTGCGGACGCACCAGTTTTGCCACCGTCGGTAGCAAACGCTGCTGTCGTGGCAAGCTACCCAGCGCCGCCGGCAGCAGATGCCACCACCGTGGCAGGCTACCCAGCGCCGTTGGTAGAAGACGCCGCCTCGAAGACCTTCTACCTCGCCCGCCTCCGTTCGCTGGCACCCAAAGCACCGTCACCGCGGAACCTCCTGTCGCGCTGTCTCAACCGAGGCCATGGCTGTTACACGGCCACGCCAGGGCTGCCCAGACAATCTCATGCACATCTCCGTATTTTTCTTGGTTCAATTCAATCTCTCTCACGCCCCAATCTCTCTCACGTATATTTTCTCAATCTCTCACGGATCCCTCTCTCTCATGTAAGTCTCTCAAACTCTTAGATCTCTCTCCTTTAGATCtattatttatttattaaatctcaGCCGTCAATCTAAATAAAATCAACGGATATAAAAGGATGACTTATGAAGAACTATGAAAGCCtcctccctttaatattaggtaaagataaagatgtgaacatttttttaaaaataaaactaACTTGAAAAGGGGGAATTAGAATAATAAAAAatgtaaaagaaaaaagaaaaaataaaactgGTAAAGATACatgtaaaagaaaaaaaaagccgATTCAGGGACTTTCTAGAAGGTTTGGACAACCCCGGTAGGCTTTCACTGTTTAATACACTCAAATGGGCCAGCTCTCTCTCACGCTTGTATGCGATCCTGTGCGAAGCCCCAAACAATTGGACGTAGTGAGGGTCCAGTAGCAAAATCGCTCCAACTCAGAGGAATTTCTATTCCAAATATGCTATATATTGCCCATTACAACCATTTTTGTAGAAATCGCTTACAGGTTTCGACGACAGGCCTGGTCCATTAGCAGCGTGAGCACATGCGCACATGAATCGACAACTCGAGTTACCTCTTGCGCCAGACTATAATTGGAGAATTAAAATAGATAGAATCGGACTTTAGTTCTTGTATCTTTTCTCATGAAGTACGAGCTCATAATTTGGCTAGGCTAGGTGTCACTCCCCCTCAGAGTAGACACATTTGGTTGGGTGATCCCCATGATATTCTTCTAATTCCGGTAAACATTCACATACATTAATAAAGCCTGGCCTACTTTGCTAAAAATACATGAATTGACAATTGGAGTTATCTCTTGCACCGAACCATAAATAGAGGCCGTCTTGTTCAAGGTCTTTCGGGCCGCTTTCTAGAAGCTTTTGCAAATTTTTATGTGGTTTTGGGAAGGCTTTTCACCGGCCATTACGATTTTTTCTCTGTTCTATTTTTCATTCATGTtttctttaaattcatgaacattaccTAAACTTGTGATTTTAAAATTTTGTTAACATTTTAAAATCTAGGAATATTTTAACATTTTCTGAATTCATGATCAATTTCAAAATTGTGAATTATCTATTGAATTCACAAACATGTTATGAATTTGTAAACATtatgaaattcatgaacatttcagTAATCAAGAACAATTgttaaaacatgatttttttaatttgtaAACATTTTTTCTATTTGATGGATTTTTTTCGAGTTtagcaaatatattttcaaattcatgaagagTTTTTAAATTCAAGTCCATGCTTTTCCCCTAATtcccaaatatttttaaatgcatgaacttttttataaaattgtgaacatttttcaagttcatgaatattttttaaatacattttgTCATATTCTTGAATATCTCAATAGTTAAATTATACAGACCAAAATATATGTGAATATCTATTggaattttgaaaacatgaacgttttttgaattttttaaattgTTTGAAAACATAAAAAATCTGGCCTGGCCTCGCCAAAAATTATCCATGATTTAAACAAATAATTTAAAAATTGGAAAAAAACCGTTCATGTTTTCAAATTGCACAGACCAACAACGACGCAAGCATAAGGCCAGGCTAGATCGTGCCGCCGGCCCTTTGCGCATACGACTCGCGTTGACACTGTAGTGCAGACCACTGTGGCAACCAGGAACACCCAAGCACATGGTTTTCTACATAATTTTTAAaatgtgaatatttttaaaatttcaaaTAGTTTTTGTAAACGTGAATATTTTTTGGAAAAAGTGATCTTTCCAGAAGCGCGAACACTTTTCCAAAattttaacatttttataaaataaacctATTTTTTGAAAGCAAGACCATTTTTCGTAAACTTGTTTTTTtaatttatgaagattttttaaGTTTTGAAAACATtaactttttctgaattttttaaatTATTTGTTGAAATCGTGGATAATTTTTGAAATTCTAAAGTTTTTTTGAAATACGTAACCAATCCTTTGAATTTTCTAAatttaataaaaaaaggaaagagagagaaaggaaaaaaatagtaAAGAAAAGATGAAATAAGGAAAAAACAACctgtcaggaaccttctagaaagttCCCAAAATTGGTAAAAACCATACTgaaagcttctagaaggttccaaaATCAGAACCACACCTTTATGTGTAGCGCTAAAATGTGTCGGCCCAGTTTGCTCTCGCTCATTGTTCTCTTGTGCGAAACTCTAACATTTTTGACGCAATGAGCGTCCATTAGGATTTGCCAAGTGCGCTTGCTCGCTAGTGCTTGCTCGGCCAGGTCCATATAAGTGTGAGGGATGCGGGACGTGAGCAATGCGTGTTGAGTGCTCGCTACGACTGACACACAACAACGCCCTTTCTATGCAGGTTCAGTGATAGGCTATAGTAGGAGAAATGATATGGCTTGAAGAGAGAGGCTTTTAGTTTTAAACAGAGGAGCATTTTTCTGTGATTTTTGCTATGCAGAAATGTGTACGAGCTTTCTATCCATTGAATAAAAAGACAGACTTAAATTTGAAGACTCAAACCTACCCCTTTATTATTAGTAGTAAGATAGGTGGCTTGAGCCAATTCTTAAATCCTGGTAGGAAAAGGCATAAGAGTGAGACCATCCAACTAAAGGGGAGAAATTCAGAATGAAGAGTGGTCGGAGGTTTTAAGATAGTTTTTTTACAACATCATGTGTTCCAAGTATTCGGACACTCTCTCCATTTCAATGAATAATGCGCGTCTGCATTCCCAAATCCAGCTTTGACCATAAATTAGACCAACTAAATGTGGATCATATGTGATAAAATTATACCATTGAATTCATATACGAAATCTTGCTATGTCGAGACCACTTCACGTAGAAGTTGAAGCATCCAATGTACTTGGATTGTTGGAACATAATCCAGATACTTCTTACACCAAATAAAGTGGCAATCATCTTTGCCATGGACGAGAATATAGGTGTGCAATGTTATAGTAGTTGAAATAATCATTTTCTATGTTTCAATCCAGTAGTTTGGCATCTTGAGAAGAATTCACCATTTCATCTTCAAAACACCAAACGTTCTCTTTATGCAATTGTGCTTGGAGGAGTGGATCTTGTTGAACCTCTCCTTAGGGGTACTTGAAGGTGCACCTCTCCAAAAGTCAGGGACATGATAACGTTCCCCTTTGTATGGAGCTAGATATCCATATTTATTAGAATGGCTGACATCTACAAGGCAATAATTTCCTAAAAAAACAGGAAACATGCATGTGACTTGGAGGATAAATGACATAAGTTGCAATAACAAGAAATGCTCACCCTTTGGAGGATGGGTGAAGGTGGCCTTGTCCTGTCAATTGTATGGAGTAACACACTTGTATCATGCGTAAAATCCGGTTGTCCAATTAAAACGTATGGGAAGTGCATATTAAAGTCTCATACTACCATCACattatgtgttttctcatattcttcCTATTACCCCACTTTCAAAGGTCCTTCGAGAATAGAAGCCCTAATACAAGTCCCATCTATTTCACCAATGTGCTCTTTGAGATGAGAACGAGCCCTTCTATATTTCGTAATCCTATCATGCACATTTGTGGAAATTTGGGTCTCGAGGCTCAGGTAGTGAGATGACATCTTGACTATGCATAGTACAATCTCATAATTTACAGTGAAATATATTTGACTATCTACTACACGTTTGAAGAGGTTTTAGGTTCTTCTAATTTATACATCCCCAAGGTCCGCAACAACATGGCAAGGGACTCATAACTGCTAACATAGCATGTTTCTTTGAGGCCTTACTGAAGCACCAACAAGTCATGAAGATCAAGGAAGGAAACACTTAGCTTTTTCTGACTAGTAGAGTGGGCCTCTTTCACTctgttttccaaaccatgcatcctaCCCATGTCATCAAAGAAAAATTGTTCTTCCTTATCCTATAGGCTATAGCATCATTATCTCCATGGTGCCATTTATCTTCTTTGTTGTTGCCCTTTCTTTTCAGTTCTGCTCATGCAAAAGATCAATAGACACAAATATATATTATTTCACCTTTTTATCTTCAAGTGACTGATGGATGcatgttttatttttgtttctttgttttattttttattttttccaactcATCTCTACCAGGAATCAGtttctttattttttttggtttttggtttttggtttttactggtttcctttttttgtttttcgtgtgttttttAATCAATTTTTTTGAACTCATATTTACTTTTTTGGTGGACAATGTACATTTGTATAGCACAGATGATTTTGttgatacacgttgaacatttACAAATAGGACTATGATATTTGGCACACGTGTGCCATATAAGCAAAACTGCCACACCTTTACTTTTTTCATTTTAAAGTACCACACGATCCCTCGTTTTTGATCTCGCCTCCTCCCAAATGACCCCGGAGGCTCGCCCGAGAAACATGTTTCTCGCGCGTCCACCCCCGAGAAAACGGTCACTTCTTCACGTCTACCACATGATTTCTCCTTAGGACAAAGTTACCATGATACTCGTATGCAAGTTATCAGGCCTGTTGTGTGTAACTTACCATACTATTTACATAGAACGTACCAGGTACTATGCTTCAACAACTACACCCCTTCAAAGTCACCAATGTATTTTATACACAAGTTAGAAGGTTTTCGATGTGTAAAATACTGTGgtacttacacataagttatcagggtatatgtacatcaacctccccctggtcaaagttaccatgggggattgtacatgagttACCGGGTCTACAGTTCGTATATTATCATGATACTTGCACCTAAAAACCTGGGTGTGTTTCGGTAGCATTTTCTATCGGTTAAAAATTACCACGATGTTTTTGCGTAACTTATCACGCCTATAGCATGTGTGCCCCTCATGACACTAAACATTATGTCACTTTCTCGTGGCACGCCATGTGTTGTGTTCATCCAAGAGGCCCACGCGCGAGGCGAGTGTATGTCTTtaacaacttattttcctttggtaaaaaaagttaccatcatgtttatattgcaagttatcggttatgcggtgcttatattatcatgttatttacatgaAAATTATTGGGgatgttttgaacaactttttccTGGGAGAAAAAGTTATCATGGTGATTCTAGGTAACTTATCAAGCCCGTAGTGCTTAAAATATCATATTATTTACATAAAATTTATCAGGGGTATGTTTCAGCAAATTCTCCCCCACGGGTCAGAAACTTATCATGGTGTTTAGTTATCGCAGTGCATATATTTTCATGTTATTTACACATAAAAATGCCAGGGGAGGGAGGTATACTACCGTGCTATTTACACAGAAGATATCGGAgtatcttttcaaaaaaaaatccctacggtcaaagttaccatggtgtttctacctcagttatcagatgtgcgctgtgtatattaccatctatttacacataaattatcgGGTATCTTTTCACATTTATCTTCCCCAATGGTTAAAGTTACCACGATGTTTGTATCTAAATTATCAGGTCTATAGCGTGAATGTTATCGTGCCATTTACAGAAATTACCGGGGGGCGGGTTCAACAAATTTATTCCCAATGATCAAAGTTACCACGATGCTTGAAACAAAAAAAATTCAGTGCTAACATATTAAAGGCAAAAACATGTCAAAAACAGTATTCCCCTTAGCTTGTTCAACAATCAGTGTCATAGGTGAGGTGGTTAGTTCCCTTTGTTGATTACCTGCAGACCAGAGATCAAATCCTAATTCAAGCATTATTTTTGCCCGAAAATTAGGAAGTCGTGTGAGGCCATAATTGATGATTACGAAAATTAGGAAGTCACGAGCGGGTGTGCCCGCGGGAAAGGAAGGAGATCAGGAGGCGTGCAGGAAAGGAAAGAAATCGAGAGGGAGGTCGGGGAGGACGTGCGGAGGAAGGAGATCGAGAAACGTGTGGCAGTTTTGCAATCTGGCATACGGTTGCCATATACATATTTCGTTACAAATATATGAATAATTTTCTTTTAAAGATTACATGTCTTGAACACCTTTTCAATTACACGGCAACCTTTTCCAAACACATTTGTACATTTTTTTCTGAACTATGCGTTTTTTTACATTTTATAAACTTTTCTTGGAACTTGTGAACATGATTAATATTTTCTACAATGTATGAACTTTTTTCACACACATGATTAACGTTTTTCGTACAAATGATTAACATGTTCTGTTTTTTGTTTCACTTTTTTTACATTTTTTGTGTGCATGAAAAACATTTTTCAtacacatgattaacattttccGCACACATGAATAACATTTTTCGTACAAATGATTAACGTGTCTACTTATTTTTGTTTCACTTCTGTACATTTTTTGTGTGCATGAAAAACATTTTTCATATGCATGACTAACAGTTTCCGCACACATGAACGACATTTTTCGTACAAATAATTAGCATGTTCAATTTTTTTGTTTCACTCTTGTACATTTTTTGTGTGCATGAAAAACATTTTCATACACATGACTAACATTTTCCACACACATGAATCGATTTTATTTGAATTACACAAACATATTTTTATAATGCATAAACATTTTACGTACACATAATTAACATGTTCTATTTGTTTTGTTTCACATTTATACATTTTCGTGTGCATCAAAAACATTTTTGTATACacatttattttttttaaatgcaaGATTAATATATTTTTTATAACTTAATCTAATTTTTTAATATACGTATTCAGAATATTTCGAAATGTGAATAGAAAATAAATTAAAACAAAAAAGTGAATAAAAACGGAAgacgaaacaaaacaaaaaagtagCCAGCAGGCGAGTCGTGGCTACTCGGCCGGTCCATCCGTTGTAGGGCTCGCAGAAGGCCCGATCAACGGGGACCTCCTATATGCCGCTTATTGCGGCAAGAAGTCGCCGTTTCGCACAGGATGCGGTTCACGTGGGCCGGCCTATTCGCTGTCCTTTGCTGAATGAAAAAGATGCCAAAAAAGGAGCCAGTTCTGGAATCGAACCCGTGATCTCTACATGCGCACGCTATGCGCTAGCCACTCTGCGAGGCAAGCTATTTGTGAAAGAGTGGCAGCGCCAATGTAAAAAAACCAAACAGAAgcagcaaaaaataaaacaaattcacAAAATTCCAtaaaaacttgtgggcgagggatagAACACAAGTCCTCCCGCCATGAAAGCGCGTCCATAGCCACTGTATAACTGAGATTTAGTGTGTAAAATGGCAGCCCGGTATATATGAACTACAATACGTGGCAGATTATTTATTTTTACAAAAATGCCAAacaagattttttttaaaataaaatactTTTTGAAAGGAAAACATTATTTGGGAAACTCAAAAAAGTTAAAAAATGGAACAAAAAATTAAAtatgagaacattttttgaaataatcAACTAGTTATTGTAAACACAaaacatttatagaaaaaaattaagaaattcaaaaaatgaataCATTTGAAAATTTAAAACTACTTTTACAAAATTCTAGCATTATTTTCATTTGTGAActaattttgaaaaacatgaaccttcaatatgtgaacaaaatttggaaaaaaGATTTTTTTTAAATTCGCAAACACTATTGAATTTTGAACAAAAAATAAACATGAGAAGATTTTTTTTcatatgtgaacaaattttgaaaccatttttttttcaaattgtgaacaaattttcgaACTTCCTGAACagctttgaatttgtgaacaacatttggaacatttttttgaaattcacaTACATTTTTGCATTTGCAAACAAAATTTAAACATGTGAACAGTTTTtgtatttgtgaacaaattttggaaatgGGAACTTTTTTTAAACAAAATATTTGTTGTTTTGTGAATAAAACATTAAAAGGTGAACAATTTCTGAAACgatgcgaacaattttttaaagcacgattTTTTTTtaatgttgagaacaaattttgaaatggagaacaaatttggaagctcgAACAGTTTTTGAAAGCACGGAAattttttgaatgttgagaacaaatttagaaatggagaacaaatttggaagcgtgaacaatttttgaatgttgagaacaaattttgaaatggagaacaaatttggaagcgcgaatttgaaatggagaacaattttGTAATGGGAAGATGTTTTGAAACTCTCAAACATAATTTGAAACGtgaacaaaaagaaaataaaaagagaagaaaaaggaattgaaagatgaaataaagaaacagaaaagcaaagaaagaaaaagaaaaaacaggaaaaacaacaaagaaaaagcaaacagaaaaaccagtgaaaacccggttcaagaaccttctagaaggttcccaaaaccgttcAGGAACCctccagaaggttcccaaaaccggaagctGTAGCGCCAGCGCTATCTCCAGTGGGCCGGCCCATCTTGATCGCTAGTCGCTCGCCTCTCTGTGCGAAGCCTCGACAACTCGACGCAGCGAGCGTCCGTTAGGAAATTCTTGATCAACGCACTGCGCCGTAGAAGTGGGGGTGGGCCGGAGAAGTTTAGCAGCTGTGGGCCAAATCTTGATATGGACGCAAATACAAGCGAAACAGAAGGCCCACGAGAGTTCCTCCTCGTCTCGTTgacccctggcctctctctcaaACTGCCTCATCCATCCCGAGTCTCTCCATCCCCGCCGAAGCGATCGCCGAGTGTTCGACGAGTGCCTGAGCGGAGTTCATCGCCGCAAGCATAAAGCTACCCACCTCGCGGAGTTCGTTCCCCGGCGCGTCGACGCTGGAAGGTATGCGCCTAATTCCGCTCCCCTCTTCAATTCTGTAGGCGAAACACCCAGCGTTCCAGCGTCTGATCGACGCCCTCGGCGTGTTCGGCAGAATGCCAGTCCGGGAGCTTCATCTTGTTTGGACCTTTGAACGACTAGTTTGAAGAATTCATCGCATGTGAGATGGAAAGAATCAGGATCGGGAATTCGGGATGATATTTTTGCGTGTAAAATTTCCTGCGTTTTGGGGATCTTATGCTGTTCTCTATGGTTTACAGGAGTTTGCTCTTCTCATTTCTCAGTACTGAAGATTGGCCCATCGGCTCATCTTGATACATATGGAGCGGGATCACTCGGCTTTGAAGAAAATGAGATTGGACGACACAGAAGATTCTGCGATCAGTCAAGTGCCTGCCATGGCGTCTAGTATGAATCAGCAACTGTTCTGGAGCCAGTGGCAGCTACTGGATTCCATTCTCCCCACAGGCGGTTTCGCACACTCCTACGGCCTGGAAGCAGCTATGCAATCGCGCATAGTGAACAACCAAGAAGACCTGAGGCTGTTCCTCATCCAGGTCGTGGACAACATTGGAAGCCTGCTGCTTCCATTTGTGTACTGCGCCAGTAGGTCTCCTGACGCCGCGGCATGGGTCAAGCTAGATCAGCTGCTGGACGCTACATTGACGAACGAGGTCGGCAGGAAGGCATCCACATCCCAAGGCTCGGCTCTGTTGAGGGTGGCCGCGTCTGTCTTCACTGAGATCCAGTCGCTGCAGGATCTCCGACGGACATTTCTCGGTTCCACGAGTGTGTCCTTTCACCATGCCCCGATATTCGGGTTGATATGTGGGCTGGTTGGATTCGATAGCGAGACAACGCAACGCGCTTACATGTTTGTGGCAATGAGGGATGTGATCTCTGCCGCGACGAGGCTCAATTTGATCGGACCGCTAGCTGCTTCGGTTCTGCAGCACCAGGTTGCGCCAGATGCCGAGAAGATGCTGCAAAAGTGGAGGGACCGTGATGTCTCTGAAGCATCACAGACTGCGCCGCTGCTTGACGCATTGCAAGGCTGCCATGCTTACATGTTCTCTAGGCTGTTTTGCTCCTAATAGTGAGGTTCACTTCCATATCTTCCCATCTCTTTTGTTGTACAATGTCTCCAAGCATACACAACAGGGCTCAACTTCATGATACCTGTACCATGTGTGCTTTTGTATTATTCTGATGTATTGAAACATATCTCCTTATCTCCTGGGAAAATAAGTTAACTGGTTCATAGAGAGATGTATGTTACTCTGTATAAAGCATCTTTTGTAACATGGCATATGGTTGATCGATGGTTTTGTGCACTGCAATTGAACATTCACTTGAGCGTTCTCCTAACAAGGACATGATAAGCAATTGAGCAGTTTATTCAATTATCCTGTAACAAGGAGATGTTTAAATAGATCAGACATTTCCCAGGTCCATTTTGTGGACAGCATGATGCACGATACACCCAGTTATATGTCTGGATAACCTTATTCTGATATTCCTCTGCTTCTTTCAGGTTGCTGAATGCAATTTGGTGTAGTTCTGCTCATGGTTTTACCTCAGAGAAGTACAGGACCCCTGGCTTTACTAAACAACAATGGCATCAGAAGATTACAAGCATCCTGAGGAAAGATGCCCAGTATAATTCTTTATTTTACTTGCAAGCAAGATTGTACAAAAATGCCAATAGTACATTATGTTCATGTGAGCCCTCTCTACCATCTCTTACACTCATGATACATATGATACATCTGTCTTCAGCTTCACCAGTTATAACATTGATCTAATTATGCATCGCATATTACAAACATTGTTTTCTTTTGCTCCATGATACAAAGTCCTGGATCTGTTGCTCCAGCTCCAGATTCTATCCTAAATGCAACAGCAGAATGCTTGGCTTCAAGGGATTTCTGGTACTCAATAGATCTGAACAGCTCAGAGAAGTTGCCCTTGCCAATCCTGCCTCAGCCACTCTTCTGGTACTCTTGCCCGGTCCCGTCCTTCCCCATGCACCTGATCCTTTGGATCATCTCCATAGAGTAGCTGATGCAGTTAGATTTGGAATCACATAGAGTAGATAAAAGATAGCAAGGATGCAATCTGAAGTCAGTAGGGCACTGAACCTCAAGTTACTGAATTATGGCATAAATACTAGCACTATCTTCTGaatcgatttttttcaaataactgtgTATGGCTCTATGCTAAAATACAGTACACCATGCCACGAATTGTGAAGTTGGATACGTGGCCCTATGCAAGCAGCTTTATTCCCCTTTAAAGCTCACGATTTTCATAAAGATGCATCATGCATGGATGCACTAAAAAGAGTTTCAGTTGGATTCACGGCATTCAGTATAACCAAGGTTTGATACCTTTATGCACCATACAGATGCACCATGTGATGTAGAACTCAAAATAAGTTCTTCTCTTATTTTACTTGCAAGCAAGATTGTACAGCAATGCCAACAGTACATTTTGTTCATGTGTGAGCCCTTCTTCCATCTGTTACACTGATGATATATAGGATACGCATGTCTTCAGCTTCGCTAATTATAACACGGATATAATTGCCCGTCGCATATCACAAACAACATTGTTTTCTTTTGCTCCATGAGACCATGATACAAAGTACTGGATCAGCTTCTCCAGCTCCAGCTTCTATCCtatgatccctgatctgcagcagatTGCTTGGCTTCAAGGGACTTCTCATAATCCTCAATGGACTTGAACAGCTCAGAGAAGTTCCCTTTGCAGAACCCGCCACAGCCACCCTTCTGGTACTCTTCCTCTCGTCCTTCTCCATGCACCCGATCCTTTGGATCATCTCATATTACAGAGAACATTGTTCTCTTTTGCTCCACAACACAAAGTACTAGATAAGTTGCTTGAGCTCCAGATTCTATCCTGTGATGCAGCAACGGATTGCTTGGCTTCAAGGGATTTTTCATGCTCCTCAATAGATCTGAACCGCTCGGAGAAGATGCCCTTGCTAAACCCGCCGCAGCCACCATTCTGATACTCTTGCCCAATCTCGCCCTTCTCCATGCACCCGATCCTTTGATCATCTCCAAGAATCAGGTTGGCCTGAACATAGTAGATAAAGATTTGGAATCACAGAGAGTAGATAAAGTTAGCGAAGATGCTGCCTGAAGTCAGGTGGGCACTGAACCTCAAGCTACTGAACGATGAAATACTAGTACTATCTATCGAACCCAAACTTATTTAGATAACTGTCTATGATAATATGTTGTGCACCATGCAACGAATTGTGAAGTTGTCAGGATCTATATTCCCCTTAAAAGTTGTCAGGAACTCAGGATCTTTATAAAGATGCATCAtgcgtggatgcaccaaaagaagtTTCAGTTGGATTCATGGCATTCACTGCCATATGGCTCGTGTGCCAAAACCAAGGTTTGATACCTTTACGCACCATACACATGCAACATGTGGTTTAGAACTCAAAACCAATTCTTCTTATTTTACTTCCAAGCAAGATTGTAGAACAGTGCCAACAGTACATTTTGTTGATGTGTGAGCCCCCTCTTCCATCTGTTACACTCATGATAAATAGGATACATATGTCTTCAGCTTCACCAACTATAACATTGATATAATTGCGCGTCGCATATCACAAGCAACACTGTTTTCTTTTGTTCCATGAGACCATGATACACAGTACTGGATTAGTTCTCCAGCTCCAGCTTCTATCCTATGATCCCTGAACTGCAGCAGATTGCTTGGCTTCAAGGGACTTCTCGTAATCCTCTATGGATTTGAACAGCTCAGAGAAGTTGCCTTTGCCGAGC from Triticum dicoccoides isolate Atlit2015 ecotype Zavitan chromosome 6A, WEW_v2.0, whole genome shotgun sequence encodes:
- the LOC119315859 gene encoding urease accessory protein F-like — protein: MERDHSALKKMRLDDTEDSAISQVPAMASSMNQQLFWSQWQLLDSILPTGGFAHSYGLEAAMQSRIVNNQEDLRLFLIQVVDNIGSLLLPFVYCASRSPDAAAWVKLDQLLDATLTNEVGRKASTSQGSALLRVAASVFTEIQSLQDLRRTFLGSTSVSFHHAPIFGLICGLVGFDSETTQRAYMFVAMRDVISAATRLNLIGPLAASVLQHQVAPDAEKMLQKWRDRDVSEASQTAPLLDALQGCHAYMFSRLFCS